The following nucleotide sequence is from Aneurinibacillus soli.
TATATTACGGAGCAGCAGCTAATTGAGACGCTGGAGTTCCAACTGGGTATCCCACATGTTCGTCTGTTCCGCTACCGACTTGATCCATCTCTTTCGAGCATTGTGCCGGAAGAGGTCGCTCGCCGCAACATGCTGATCCCGATAAAAAAAGAGGGCAACAGACTTACGATTGCGATGGTTGATCCGATGGACTATTTCGCCATTGATGAACTGCGGATGAGTACGGGATTTGCGATCGAACCAGTCATTGCTACGCGTGATGAAGTACAGCGGGCGATTAATCGCATATATAGCATGCAGGACTCGGTAAAAGAGCTCATGGAGAATATAAATTCGGCATCGGATGTGGAAGAGGCCGAAGTAATGGATGAGGATTCACCGATTGTCCGCCTTGTAAATCAGATGTTTGAGCAGGCAACACAGCTTCGAGCGAGTGATATTCACATTGATCCACAGGATGACGGCGTTCGGATTCGCTATCGGATTGACGGAATGCTTCGTACGGAGCGGGTGCTGCCCCGTCATATGCACGGGATTTTGACTGCCCGTCTTAAAATTATGGCGAACTTGAACATTGCGGAACGGCGCGTGCCGCAGGACGGACGCATGCAGCTGCGGATTGCGTATAAAGAATACGATATTCGTGTTTCAGTGCTGCCGACGGTTTTCGGGGAGAAAATGGTAATGCGTCTGCTGGATTTAACGAATGTCATGATGGAAATTGATCAGCTTGGCCTGACAAGGCGCAATCTGGTCGCCTTTCGTGAGATTATTCGAAAGCCAAATGGCATCTTTCTGCTGACAGGTCCGACAGGAAGCGGAAAATCGACGACACTGTATGCGGTGCTTCATCATTTGAATCGTGAGGATGTAAATATTATCACGGTAGAGGACCCGGTGGAGTACCAGCTTGAAGGAATTAATCAGGTTCAGGTCAATTCAGCTATCGGCATGACGTTCGCCTCTTCGCTGCGTTCGATTCTCAGGCAGGACCCGGACATTATTATGATCGGGGAAATGCGCGATACCGAAACAGCTGAGATTGGCATCCGGGCCGCGCTTACCGGCCACCAGGTACTGAGCACACTGCATACGAATGATGCGATTAGCAGTGTGATTCGTATGAGTGATATGGGGATTGAGCCGTTTTTGATCGCATCGTCTGTGAATGGAGTGATGGCGCAGCGGCTCGTACGCCGTATCTGCAAGGAGTGCCGCGATGAATATCCGGTAAATGAGCATGAGCAAGCCATCTTTGCTCAGCGCGGTGTTAAGGTTGAGAAGCTGTGGCGTGGCAAAGGTTGTGCCGCGTGCAATCTTACCGGCTATCGGGGGCGAGCGGCGCTGCATGAAATCTTTTCGCTTGATGATACGATGCGCCGTATGATTGCAGAGCGAGCCCCTGCTTCTGAACTGCGCCGTCATGCGATGAAAAACGGCATGATTTTGCTGCTTGATGATGGGCTGATTAAAGTGACGCAGGGCATTACGACGATGGAAGAAGTATTGCGTGTTTGTGCTACGGAATAAAAATAAAAAATTTTTAATGATATGGGTACTAAGTAGTAGTAAAATATAATCAGGGGTAATGAAGAATGAGCGAGATTGATATTAAGAAATTGCTAAAGTACGCTTGTGAGAAGAAAGCGTCTGATCTTCATATCACGGTGGGATCTGCTCCCGTTTTCCGGATTGATGGGGAATTAAGACGGCTTGATATTCCGTCGCTTACACCGCAGGATACGGAACTGATGGCCCGCGAGCTAATTCGAGAGAATCTGTACGCGTCGTTTATCGAACGGGGGGAGCTTGATTTCTCATACGGCCTGCCGGGAGTATCGCGTTTTCGTGTTAATGCGTATCATCAGCGCGGCTGTATCAGTCTGGTAGCTCGCGTTGTGCCATCGGGTATTCCAGGACTTGATTCTCTGGCGTTGCCTGAAGTACTCAAGACGCTTTGTCGCAAACCACAGGGGCTTGTACTCGTTACAGGTCCGACGGGTAGCGGGAAATCGACCACGCTTGCGGCAATGATCGACTATATTAACAGTACGATGCGCAAGCATATCATTACGCTGGAAGATCCGATTGAATATTTGCATAAGCATCAGCTTTCAATCATCAACCAGCGGGAGGTCGGATTTGACACGAATAATTTTGCGAGCGGGCTTCGATCAGCGCTCAGACAGGACCCGGATGTCATTCTAGTTGGGGAGATGCGTGATCTGGAGACGATTAGTACGGCGATTACGGCAGCGGAAACCGGGCACCTCGTATTCGCAACGTTGCACACATCGGATGCACCGCAGACCATTGATCGCATCATTGATGTATTTCCAGGGAGTCAGCAGCCGCAGGTTCGAATTCAACTGGCATCTGTTCTGGTCAGCATTGTCTCTCAGCGTTTGTTCCCAAAAGTGGGGGGCGGACGGGTAGCAGCGACAGAAGTGCTGGTGAATACATCGGCCATCGGCAACTTGATTCGCATGGAGAAAGTGCATCAGATTAAAAGCATGATGCAGACAGGTCGCGAGCTTGGCATGCACACGATGGAGATGTCGATTAAGGAACTGCTGGGTCAGGGGAGCGTCGCACGTCAGGCGGTACAGCACCATCTGAATGAAAGGGCTTTTGAGTAACATGCCGTTGTTTTCGTATGAAGCAGTCGGGCTGGATGGAGTCAAGACAAAGGGCAAGCTTACGGCGGCAAATAAGCTGTTAGCACTTGCGGAGCTGAAGCAGCAGGGACTGTATGTTTCCGTGATTCGTGAAGAGAAGCAAGGTGTGTTGAAACGGGAGATCACGCTGTTTCGTCCAGTTAAGAGTAAAGATTTTATTGTGTTTTTGCGGCAGCTCTCAACACTCATTAAGGCGGGTGTTGGCATTGTAGAAAGTATTCATATTCTTGCCCAGCAGAGTGAGAGTAAGCGGCTTCGTCAGGTGCTGCTTGATATTGAGATTGAGATTCAAGGGGGACGGCAGCTTTCGGAAGCATGCGCAAAGCATCCACGTATTTTTGATGAATTGTATATTAGCATGCTAAAAGCAGCTGAGGCGTCCGGTAGTATGGAAACCATACTGGACCGGATGGCCGGGTTTTATGAGAAGTCGCATTATACGAGAGAGAAGCTCAAATCTGCGATGATTTACCCGCTTACGATGCTGGGACTTACCGTGGGAGTTACCTTGTATTTGCTGACAAATGTGGTGCCCATGTTTGTCCAGATGTTTAACGGGCTGCATGCAGAACTTCCCGCTATTACGAAAAGCGTCGTGGCCGTTAGTAATAGCATGATTGAAACATGGTACATGTATGTACTGGCTATACTCGGCCTATATATTGCCCTGCGGTTGATTTTTCGTACGAAGCGAGGACGATACTGGGCGGATTATATGAAACTACGTATCCCGGTGTTCGGCAAGCTGTTGCAAAAAGGGGCGCTGGCGCGGCTGAGCCGGACGATGAGCACGCTGTTTGCGAGTTCCGTGCCGGTCTTACAGGCACTTACGATTGTGGAGAATGTGGCGGATAATCGGGTGATCGGGCAGGCAATCGCCAAATCAAGAGACAGCTTGCGAGCAGGTCGACCGCTATCTGAACCACTCAAGCAGGAGAAGGTTTTTCCACCGCTTGTAAGTCACATGATTGCGATCGGGGAGGAGACCGGCGCAATGGATGGGATGCTAGAGAAGATTGCGGAATTCTACGAGGCGGAAGTAGAGAACTCGGTTGAGCGCATTAAAGCGCTCATTGAGCCTGTTATGATTATCGTACTTGCGGTTATCATCGGTTCGATTGTTCTATCTATCATGGTACCGATGTTTGAGATTTTTAACCGAATTGATCAACAGTAAAGAAGAAATGGGGAGTGTGTTATGTTCAAACGTTTGAGGGAAGATCAGAAAGGTTTGACACTGATCGAATTATTGGCGGTTGTTGTCATCTTGGGGATTATTCTTGCAATTGCAATCCCTTCAATTAGCGGGATTATTGAGAAGCAGAAAGCAAAGGCGCATCAGTCTAATGCACTGATGATTCTTGATGCAGCGAAGTTGTATTATATTGATCATCCAGATCAGACAACTAATGCTAGTGGTGTTACAGCAACTGTCCTGGTACAAAACAGATGCTTGGAGGATATTCCAAAAAACCCGTTCACAGGTAATGGATATAACGGTAACAATATTGTTGTCGTTTACAATAATGGAAATCCGCAAATTACGCTTTCTACAGAAGTATCAAATAATCCGAATCCGGATGCTAAGGAGTACAATCAGTTCACCAGAAGTCAAGTGCTAGGTGTAGCGGATAATAAATAATCAGGAACAACTCCTTAAACATAGTAAGACGAAGTATGGTGTGAAATGGAGGAGAGAAGAGCGAGAAAACACAAGAATGATGGTAAGGTGGGAAAAGACAATGCCTTTTCCGCCTGCTAATCGCCCTTATGTTTTCTCCCCCTCATCTCTTTTCTCTCCACATTCTTAATAAACAGGGAGGAGGAGCGTGGTGATCAGCTCTATCATTACAGGATTCTTTTTTTTATATGGGCTGATACTAGGCTCGTTCTTCAATGTTGTTGGACTCAGAATGCCGAACGGGGAGTCAATCGTACGACCACGTTCCTACTGTCCGCACTGCCATCGTACGTTAGCGGCACGCGATCTGGTGCCGATTCTATCATATATGTGGAATAAGGGACATTGCCGATACTGCGGGAATCCAATCCCACCCGGTTATTCTGTCATGGAATTCATAACTGGATTGTTATTTGCGGTGACGTATCAAGTATTTGGCTTAACGCCTGAAACAGGCATGGTTTTGCTGTTCATCTCCGTTCTCGTTATTGTCACGGTATCGGACCTGGCGTATTTTCTTATTCTGGATAAAATTACATTTCCGGCGTTTTTTGCGATACTTATTCTTCGTTTCTTCATTCACCCGAATGAGTCGTATGAATCGCATCTTATTGGCGCGGGGCTTGGATTTGGCATCTTTTATATTATCGCTATGTTTGCACGGGGCGGATTCGGTTTGGGAGATGTAAAGCTGTTTGCAGTCGTCGGGTTGTTTCTTGGTTGGCCGCGTCTGCTAGTTGTCATCATGCTATCCACTTGTCTCGGTACGCTGTTCGGGTTGCTCATGATGGTGGCGGGACGTGCGACGGAAGGGCGCAAGACTGCCATTCCGTTCGGCCCGTTTATCGCGCTTGGAAGCGTGTTAGCTGTCTTTTTCGGTTATGATCTGATTGACTGGTACTGGAGTCTGTTCTGGTGACGGTCATTTTGTAGTATGATTTTGCCTGTGTACAGGTAAGGAGGAAGGATATGAAGCTTCCATTTTTCCGGCAGCCTACCGGTTCGGTAGGCATGCTGTTGACAGATACCGGCCTGCGGTACGCGGAAGTACGTACGACGGGGGATCGGGTTCAGGTCAAACAGGCAGGGTTGATTGAGCTTGAGTCCGGCTGTGTAGAGGGTGGTCGGATTGTTGATATGGAGAAAACAATAGCTCGTCTTAGCGCCGGGCTTCGGCACACACGCCTGAAGCATAAACGAGTGAGTGTATCGGTCCCGACTTCCATGGTCATCGTGCGGACGGTTCCGCTTCCAAAAGTGCCAGCCCGTGAAGTGCGACCGCTTCTGGAGATGGAGCTTTCTTCAACGGTGCACCTGCCGTTTACCAATCCATATTTTGATTATTATAAGCTTCCAGATGAAGTGATAGAAGAGAGAGAGAATGAGGAAGGTCAAACAGAGACGATACGGCTCGACAACTATCTGATAGTGGCCGCTCCAGGTGGTATAATTGAAGAGTATACCGGACTTTTTGATCGACTTGATCTGTCGCTTCATGCAATCGATATTGAGCCACTGGCACTGCACCGCCTTCTTATGCGGGCAGGAGTAGACAATGAATCGTGTATGATGTACATGCAGTTTGGTACAGATGTGATCAATGTCTCCTTTTTTCAGGAAGGAGTTCCTGAGTTCATCCGTAGCATCCCGCTTACGCTGTCCAATTATCAGTCGGTGGCGGGGGCACATATCCCAGAAGGTCTCGAAGCATTTGCGATCGAGGCTACACGTGAAGTGGAGCGTGTTCTTAATTTTTATCAGTTCACGATAAAAAATGATGGGACACGTGTTAGAACGATCCGTATTACCGGCACGTTTGCTGGGGCCGAGAAAGTGATCGAAGTTATGCGCGGAGTATTGTCGGGGATTGATATTAGCCTGTTTCCGGCTGACCATATTATTCATCCGTTTTTTGAAGACCGCGACATTCAAGATTATACAATTCCAATCGGATTATCAATGAAAGGTTGAGCGGCATGGTTGAGATTAATCTTCTTCCCCCGAAAAAACCAAAAATCAACACGCATAGACTGACGGTGGGCATCCTTTCGTTTGTCTGGGGAGTCGGTACGATTGTAACCGGGTACGCACACTATAGTGCGATACAGGAACAAGGAGCATTGTCTCAGCAGATTGAGCAGCAGGAGAAGATGCTGTCGCGTGCCGAGCAAAAGCAAAGTGCAGATCAATCACCGGCTACATGGCAACAGTATGCCGATCTTTCAGAAAAAATGAAGCAATTGTTTTATCCACCAACCGTTATGCTCGATGAGCTAGCACAAAGTCTGCCTGAGAACAGTCGGTTAACAGAGGTGAAGTATACGTTGAATGGACAGATTACTGTCCAGGGATATTTTGAGAAGTATGAAGATATCGCAGCGTATGTCCATCATCTCCAGAAGTCACCTCATATGGTGAGTGCTACTATGAAAAGCATTACAGCGCTTCCGGTTACATGGAATGGCAAAGAAGAGCCTTCCCCGTTAGTAAAAGCAGTAGGAGGCAAGGTACAGCCGCGCTATCGGGCGGAGTTTACGCTGGTTGCGGTAACAATTGATGAGAAGAATGTTGTGCGGAAGAAGGGATAGTCGATGGAAGAAAAGCAGCGTCAGTCGATTCTTATCTTATTCAGTTTGCTGTTCGTACTGCTTGCTGTTTACTACTTTCTTTATTATCAGCCTGCTGTGAGGGAGAAAGAACAGGCTCTAGTACGTGTAGAGACGCTAAAAAGCAAAGTGAGCGCCATATCATCCAACCAAAAACAGACAGATGGCAAACCGCCGCAGGAGCAAGTGCAAAAAATTGCCGAGCGCATCCCGGTTGAACCGTATACCGATCAGCTTGTGCTTGATCTGGGCAATCTACAGAGTATCGGTCGTGTGCAGATTGTGACCGTTTCGTTTGAGGAAGGGAAAGACGTGAACGTAAAGCAGCTAGCAGCACTGTTCGGAACACCGCTTGCAAACGAGCAAGAGAACAAGAAGACGTCGCTTGAAGAAAAGCTCGATGTGACCACGAAAAAAGAACCAGCGTCTATTAAAAATGACGTAAAGCCTTCTGTGAATGTACAGGCTGTTGAGCAGGCACTTCCGTCTGAAACGCTGAAAGCGGTAGAGATGAAGCTTACGGTGAAAGGAAATTACTCTGA
It contains:
- the pilO gene encoding type 4a pilus biogenesis protein PilO, which codes for MEEKQRQSILILFSLLFVLLAVYYFLYYQPAVREKEQALVRVETLKSKVSAISSNQKQTDGKPPQEQVQKIAERIPVEPYTDQLVLDLGNLQSIGRVQIVTVSFEEGKDVNVKQLAALFGTPLANEQENKKTSLEEKLDVTTKKEPASIKNDVKPSVNVQAVEQALPSETLKAVEMKLTVKGNYSDIYTFVNELQNISRYLRVDELSFTSPRKDDFVIPKDQQLNASLKLTSYYAPQYAPLLDKKPEPVVPAAVGKKDPTE
- a CDS encoding prepilin peptidase, giving the protein MVISSIITGFFFLYGLILGSFFNVVGLRMPNGESIVRPRSYCPHCHRTLAARDLVPILSYMWNKGHCRYCGNPIPPGYSVMEFITGLLFAVTYQVFGLTPETGMVLLFISVLVIVTVSDLAYFLILDKITFPAFFAILILRFFIHPNESYESHLIGAGLGFGIFYIIAMFARGGFGLGDVKLFAVVGLFLGWPRLLVVIMLSTCLGTLFGLLMMVAGRATEGRKTAIPFGPFIALGSVLAVFFGYDLIDWYWSLFW
- a CDS encoding GspE/PulE family protein, translating into MARKRLGDILIESGMISEEQLKKALEEQKKSKLKLGDHLLQTGYITEQQLIETLEFQLGIPHVRLFRYRLDPSLSSIVPEEVARRNMLIPIKKEGNRLTIAMVDPMDYFAIDELRMSTGFAIEPVIATRDEVQRAINRIYSMQDSVKELMENINSASDVEEAEVMDEDSPIVRLVNQMFEQATQLRASDIHIDPQDDGVRIRYRIDGMLRTERVLPRHMHGILTARLKIMANLNIAERRVPQDGRMQLRIAYKEYDIRVSVLPTVFGEKMVMRLLDLTNVMMEIDQLGLTRRNLVAFREIIRKPNGIFLLTGPTGSGKSTTLYAVLHHLNREDVNIITVEDPVEYQLEGINQVQVNSAIGMTFASSLRSILRQDPDIIMIGEMRDTETAEIGIRAALTGHQVLSTLHTNDAISSVIRMSDMGIEPFLIASSVNGVMAQRLVRRICKECRDEYPVNEHEQAIFAQRGVKVEKLWRGKGCAACNLTGYRGRAALHEIFSLDDTMRRMIAERAPASELRRHAMKNGMILLLDDGLIKVTQGITTMEEVLRVCATE
- a CDS encoding type IV pilus twitching motility protein PilT is translated as MSEIDIKKLLKYACEKKASDLHITVGSAPVFRIDGELRRLDIPSLTPQDTELMARELIRENLYASFIERGELDFSYGLPGVSRFRVNAYHQRGCISLVARVVPSGIPGLDSLALPEVLKTLCRKPQGLVLVTGPTGSGKSTTLAAMIDYINSTMRKHIITLEDPIEYLHKHQLSIINQREVGFDTNNFASGLRSALRQDPDVILVGEMRDLETISTAITAAETGHLVFATLHTSDAPQTIDRIIDVFPGSQQPQVRIQLASVLVSIVSQRLFPKVGGGRVAATEVLVNTSAIGNLIRMEKVHQIKSMMQTGRELGMHTMEMSIKELLGQGSVARQAVQHHLNERAFE
- a CDS encoding prepilin-type N-terminal cleavage/methylation domain-containing protein, whose amino-acid sequence is MFKRLREDQKGLTLIELLAVVVILGIILAIAIPSISGIIEKQKAKAHQSNALMILDAAKLYYIDHPDQTTNASGVTATVLVQNRCLEDIPKNPFTGNGYNGNNIVVVYNNGNPQITLSTEVSNNPNPDAKEYNQFTRSQVLGVADNK
- the pilM gene encoding type IV pilus biogenesis protein PilM; protein product: MKLPFFRQPTGSVGMLLTDTGLRYAEVRTTGDRVQVKQAGLIELESGCVEGGRIVDMEKTIARLSAGLRHTRLKHKRVSVSVPTSMVIVRTVPLPKVPAREVRPLLEMELSSTVHLPFTNPYFDYYKLPDEVIEERENEEGQTETIRLDNYLIVAAPGGIIEEYTGLFDRLDLSLHAIDIEPLALHRLLMRAGVDNESCMMYMQFGTDVINVSFFQEGVPEFIRSIPLTLSNYQSVAGAHIPEGLEAFAIEATREVERVLNFYQFTIKNDGTRVRTIRITGTFAGAEKVIEVMRGVLSGIDISLFPADHIIHPFFEDRDIQDYTIPIGLSMKG
- a CDS encoding PilN domain-containing protein — protein: MVEINLLPPKKPKINTHRLTVGILSFVWGVGTIVTGYAHYSAIQEQGALSQQIEQQEKMLSRAEQKQSADQSPATWQQYADLSEKMKQLFYPPTVMLDELAQSLPENSRLTEVKYTLNGQITVQGYFEKYEDIAAYVHHLQKSPHMVSATMKSITALPVTWNGKEEPSPLVKAVGGKVQPRYRAEFTLVAVTIDEKNVVRKKG
- a CDS encoding type II secretion system F family protein; the encoded protein is MKGLLSNMPLFSYEAVGLDGVKTKGKLTAANKLLALAELKQQGLYVSVIREEKQGVLKREITLFRPVKSKDFIVFLRQLSTLIKAGVGIVESIHILAQQSESKRLRQVLLDIEIEIQGGRQLSEACAKHPRIFDELYISMLKAAEASGSMETILDRMAGFYEKSHYTREKLKSAMIYPLTMLGLTVGVTLYLLTNVVPMFVQMFNGLHAELPAITKSVVAVSNSMIETWYMYVLAILGLYIALRLIFRTKRGRYWADYMKLRIPVFGKLLQKGALARLSRTMSTLFASSVPVLQALTIVENVADNRVIGQAIAKSRDSLRAGRPLSEPLKQEKVFPPLVSHMIAIGEETGAMDGMLEKIAEFYEAEVENSVERIKALIEPVMIIVLAVIIGSIVLSIMVPMFEIFNRIDQQ